One Pseudomonas sp. FP1742 genomic window carries:
- a CDS encoding putative zinc-binding protein — translation MPRSTLPLVYSCSGCSNVAQLANTLAVRLDRSGLAEMSCIVGVGGHVAALVNKARSGRRIFALDGCPLQCVENCLKQHGLHADVHLILSHYGLRKRHGEDCTQAQSDELFEGISQLIASDTRQSVEQIHSNVGAGLLAKAD, via the coding sequence ATGCCCCGTTCAACCCTGCCTTTGGTTTACTCCTGCTCAGGCTGCTCCAACGTTGCCCAACTGGCCAATACCCTGGCCGTGCGCCTGGATCGCAGCGGCCTGGCTGAAATGTCCTGCATCGTTGGTGTCGGCGGGCATGTGGCGGCGCTGGTCAACAAAGCGCGCTCGGGGCGGCGGATATTTGCGCTGGATGGCTGCCCGCTGCAATGCGTCGAGAACTGCCTCAAGCAGCACGGCCTGCACGCCGATGTGCACCTTATTCTCAGCCATTACGGGCTGCGCAAACGCCATGGTGAGGATTGCACGCAGGCGCAGAGTGATGAGTTGTTTGAAGGGATCAGTCAGTTGATTGCCAGTGATACCCGCCAGTCTGTGGAGCAAATACATTCCAATGTGGGAGCGGGCTTGCTCGCGAAGGCGGACTGA
- a CDS encoding HAMP domain-containing protein has protein sequence MMRWLRSSLPARAGLAVILIAVLALASSLSAGLIAWFSQGDAAAINTAGSVRMETYHLSWKLTAGATGEEIAAIIDSLQNRLDSHSLKAVLEDGPATALQLSYGQIQQHWNDDLRPALERGDTAAFQAQTQSFVEQLNQFVNLLQRQSEQKQGWQQAIQGLALFTTMIVLLLGLYELQYGVVTPLKELVDATQRFRRGDFKVRVNHQSEDELGQLAMSFNTMAETIEESHRTLESQVQQKTLNLQQANAALELLYQSSRSLATRLANAEGLDELIRRFQQRLPGLRLSLCLQGQLQAPAQQLLALHGANIREVCASSDCATCQKHHKANPQTFSISNQGSELGELKAHFVDGHPMQAWETQLIQALANLIGTSLSLKRQREQDHRLLLLEERTIIARELHDSLAQALSYMKLQVSRMQTLMRRGEPVQTLETVTAELREGLNNAYRQLRELLTTFRLQIHDAGLVQELKDTAEEFSRRGEFQVHLHVDALAFQLSASEQIHILQITREALSNCLRHAHAQNAWLQLRQDGETVRLSVEDDGRGFSGNVDQREHHGLNIMDERARSLRGQLQIFSREPQGTRVQLEFHPEFLGQQTEGSAT, from the coding sequence ATGATGCGCTGGTTGCGCAGCTCCCTGCCCGCTCGCGCCGGGCTGGCGGTGATCCTGATCGCCGTGCTGGCGCTCGCCAGTTCATTGAGCGCCGGGCTGATCGCCTGGTTCAGCCAGGGCGACGCCGCCGCCATCAACACCGCAGGCTCGGTGCGCATGGAGACCTATCACCTGAGCTGGAAACTCACTGCTGGCGCCACCGGCGAAGAAATCGCCGCCATCATCGACAGCCTGCAAAACCGCCTGGACAGCCACTCTCTCAAAGCAGTACTGGAAGATGGCCCGGCTACCGCGTTGCAACTCAGTTATGGGCAAATCCAGCAACACTGGAACGACGATTTGCGTCCGGCCCTGGAGCGCGGCGATACGGCGGCCTTTCAGGCCCAGACCCAGTCCTTCGTTGAACAACTGAACCAGTTCGTCAATCTGTTGCAGCGCCAAAGCGAACAAAAGCAAGGCTGGCAACAGGCGATCCAGGGGCTGGCCCTGTTCACCACCATGATCGTCCTGTTGCTTGGGCTATACGAACTGCAGTACGGCGTTGTCACCCCTTTGAAAGAGTTGGTGGATGCGACCCAGCGCTTTCGTCGTGGCGACTTCAAGGTGCGGGTCAACCATCAGTCCGAGGATGAACTGGGCCAGTTGGCCATGAGTTTCAACACCATGGCCGAGACGATTGAAGAGTCGCATCGCACCCTGGAAAGTCAGGTCCAGCAAAAAACCCTGAACCTGCAGCAAGCCAACGCGGCCCTGGAATTGCTCTACCAAAGCAGCCGAAGCCTGGCCACGCGCCTGGCCAATGCCGAGGGGCTGGATGAGTTGATCCGGCGCTTCCAGCAACGCCTGCCTGGCTTGCGCCTGTCACTGTGCCTGCAGGGCCAATTGCAGGCTCCGGCCCAGCAGTTGCTGGCCCTGCATGGCGCGAACATCCGGGAGGTCTGCGCCAGTAGCGACTGCGCCACTTGCCAGAAGCACCACAAAGCCAACCCGCAAACCTTCAGCATCAGCAACCAGGGCAGCGAATTGGGTGAGCTCAAGGCGCACTTTGTCGACGGGCACCCCATGCAAGCCTGGGAAACCCAACTGATCCAGGCCCTGGCCAACCTGATCGGCACCTCGCTCTCGCTCAAGCGCCAACGGGAACAAGACCATCGCCTGCTGCTGCTCGAAGAACGCACGATCATCGCCCGCGAGCTGCACGACTCACTGGCCCAGGCCCTGTCCTACATGAAGCTGCAAGTCAGCCGCATGCAGACCCTGATGCGTCGCGGCGAACCGGTCCAGACCCTGGAAACCGTCACCGCAGAATTGCGCGAGGGGCTGAACAACGCCTATCGCCAGTTACGTGAGTTGCTGACCACGTTTCGCTTGCAGATTCACGATGCGGGGTTGGTACAGGAACTCAAGGACACCGCCGAGGAGTTCTCCCGTCGCGGAGAATTTCAGGTACACCTGCACGTCGACGCGCTGGCCTTCCAGCTATCGGCCAGCGAACAAATCCACATTTTGCAGATCACCCGCGAGGCGCTCTCCAACTGCCTGCGCCACGCCCATGCGCAAAACGCGTGGCTGCAACTGCGCCAGGACGGCGAGACCGTCAGGTTGTCGGTCGAAGACGACGGGCGTGGGTTCAGCGGCAACGTCGACCAGCGCGAACACCACGGCCTGAACATCATGGATGAGCGGGCTCGCAGCCTGCGCGGCCAGCTGCAGATATTTTCCAGGGAGCCCCAAGGCACCCGTGTCCAACTGGAATTCCACCCGGAGTTTCTCGGGCAACAAACAGAAGGTAGCGCCACATGA
- a CDS encoding nitrate/nitrite transporter has translation MTQPRVRQGLVLGMSTLAFTVCFMVWMMFAVLGVPIKELLQLNETQFGLLAATPVLTGSLVRLPLGLLTDRFGGRSVFFLLMLACVAPLYLISHATAYWQFLVLGLFVGLAGGSFSVGIAYVAKWFDKENQGFAMGIFGAGNAGAAVTKFLAPALIAAGSWKLVPKVFSAILFLTALSFWFLSAENKDHRSATGASLREQLRSLKDPAVWRYCQYYSIVFGGYVALALWMTKYYVQEYGFSLQSAALLAACFSLPGGVLRAVGGWMSDRWGAQSVTWWVLWVSWICLFLLSYPQTQLQVQTINGPVDFHIGLSPALFTVLLFVMGIAFAFGKASVFKYIANDYPKNMGAVSGIVGLAGGLGGFVLPILFGALVDLTGVRSSCFMLMYGVVWVSLTWMYFSEIRKSPVLGKAPLLIPSPISSIAQGEEHVRSAKA, from the coding sequence GTGACCCAACCGCGTGTACGACAAGGCTTGGTGCTGGGCATGAGCACGCTGGCCTTCACTGTGTGCTTCATGGTCTGGATGATGTTTGCCGTGCTCGGAGTGCCGATCAAGGAACTGCTCCAGCTCAACGAAACCCAATTCGGCCTGCTGGCCGCGACCCCGGTGCTGACCGGCTCGCTGGTGCGTTTGCCGCTGGGTTTGCTGACCGACCGTTTTGGCGGACGCAGCGTGTTCTTCCTGCTGATGCTGGCCTGCGTCGCGCCGCTGTATTTGATCAGCCACGCCACCGCCTACTGGCAGTTCCTGGTGCTGGGCTTGTTCGTCGGCCTGGCCGGCGGCTCGTTTTCCGTGGGCATTGCCTACGTTGCCAAATGGTTCGACAAGGAGAATCAAGGCTTCGCCATGGGCATCTTCGGCGCCGGTAACGCCGGGGCGGCGGTGACCAAGTTTCTCGCCCCGGCACTGATTGCCGCCGGCAGCTGGAAACTGGTGCCGAAAGTCTTCAGCGCGATCCTCTTTCTCACCGCGCTTTCATTCTGGTTTCTCAGTGCCGAAAACAAGGACCACCGCAGTGCCACCGGCGCCAGTTTGCGTGAGCAACTGCGCTCGCTGAAAGATCCTGCGGTGTGGCGCTACTGCCAGTACTACTCGATCGTCTTCGGCGGCTACGTCGCCCTGGCACTGTGGATGACCAAGTACTACGTGCAGGAATACGGTTTCAGTCTGCAAAGCGCGGCGCTGCTGGCAGCCTGTTTTTCCCTGCCCGGTGGCGTACTGCGCGCCGTCGGCGGCTGGATGTCGGATCGCTGGGGCGCGCAAAGCGTGACCTGGTGGGTGTTGTGGGTCAGCTGGATCTGCCTGTTCCTGCTCTCGTATCCCCAGACCCAACTGCAAGTGCAGACCATCAACGGCCCGGTGGATTTCCACATCGGCCTGAGCCCCGCGCTGTTCACCGTGCTGCTGTTCGTCATGGGCATCGCCTTCGCGTTCGGCAAGGCCTCGGTTTTCAAATACATCGCCAATGACTACCCGAAAAACATGGGCGCGGTGTCCGGCATCGTCGGCCTGGCGGGTGGCCTGGGTGGTTTCGTGTTGCCGATCCTGTTCGGCGCCCTGGTGGACCTCACCGGCGTGCGCTCTTCCTGCTTCATGTTGATGTACGGCGTGGTCTGGGTCTCCCTCACCTGGATGTACTTCAGCGAAATACGCAAAAGCCCGGTGCTGGGTAAAGCGCCGCTGCTGATCCCGTCCCCGATTTCCAGCATTGCCCAAGGAGAAGAACATGTCCGTTCTGCAAAAGCCTGA
- a CDS encoding SCP2 domain-containing protein → MLNRKKWLLKGADRLLPLVRRVPFAVQRLALQQALNRCLAGPLRDGEFEVLRGRWLCLRIPDLDLSWYLTLSRQGLRIAERATANVTISGNWREFLLLASRQEDPDTLFFRRRLVIEGDTELGLALKNLIDSLDPDVLPVWLWRNLERAGKGLAAG, encoded by the coding sequence GTGCTGAATCGAAAGAAATGGCTGTTGAAAGGTGCCGACCGGCTGTTGCCGTTGGTGCGCCGGGTGCCTTTTGCCGTGCAGCGCCTGGCGTTGCAGCAGGCGCTGAACCGCTGCCTCGCCGGGCCGTTGCGCGATGGCGAGTTCGAGGTGTTGCGCGGGCGTTGGTTGTGTTTGCGGATTCCGGACCTCGATTTGTCCTGGTACCTGACGCTCAGTCGTCAGGGCTTGCGGATTGCCGAGCGCGCCACGGCGAACGTGACCATCAGTGGTAACTGGCGCGAGTTTTTACTGCTGGCCAGCCGGCAGGAAGATCCGGATACGTTGTTCTTTCGCCGGCGTCTGGTGATCGAGGGCGATACGGAGTTGGGACTGGCGTTGAAGAACCTGATCGACAGCCTTGATCCCGATGTATTGCCTGTGTGGTTGTGGCGCAATCTGGAGCGGGCGGGGAAGGGCTTGGCGGCGGGGTAA
- a CDS encoding nitrate reductase subunit alpha, with translation MSHLLDQLRFFNRKQNEFSDGHGETRKESRDWENVYRSRWQYDKIVRSTHGVNCTGSCSWKIYVKNGLITWETQQTDYPRTRNDLPNHEPRGCPRGASYSWYIYSANRLKYPKIRKPLLKLWRDARQTMAPVEAWASIVEDKAKADSYKSKRGMGGFIRSNWEEVNEIIAAANVYTIKQYGPDRIVGFSPIPAMSMVSYAAGSRYLSLIGGACLSFYDWYCDLPPASPMVWGEQTDVPESADWYNSNYIIAWGSNVPQTRTPDAHFFTEVRYKGTKTVAITPDYSEVAKLTDLWLNPKQGTDAALAQAFNHVIFKEFHLDKPSAYFTDYAKRFTDLPVLVLLKQMVDKAPGAGYQPDRFLRASDLTDNLGQENNPEWKTIALDVSGELVSPQGSIGYRWGEKGKWNILPREGGEGREIDLKLSLIGDDVAEVAFPYFAGESHEHFQHVAGDAVQYRRVPVHNVVLADGSVAKVATVFDLSAANLAIDRGLGGANVAKDYDDASVPGTPAWQEKITGVSREKAIQIAREFADNADKTKGRSMIIVGAAMNHWYHMDMNYRGLINMLMLCGCVGQTGGGWAHYVGQEKLRPQCGWLPLAFGLDWNRPPRQMNGTSFFYAHSSQWRHEKMSMHDVLSPLADKSQFPEHALDYNIRAERAGWLPSAPQLNTNPLHICRDAAAAGMDPKDYVVKSLQDGSLRFSCEQPDSPVNFPRNMFIWRSNLLGSSGKGHEYMLKYLLGTKNGVMNEDIGQVGDCKPEEAEWVDEGAIGKLDLVTTLDFRMSSTCVYSDIVLPTATWYEKDDMNTSDMHPFIHPLSAAIDPAWESRSDWEIYKGIAKAFSSMAVGHLGVEKDLVTIPLMHDSVGELAQPFGGTDWKSAGVAPEPGKNAPNLHVVERDYPNIYKQFSSLGPLLEKHGNGGKGINWNTDTEVKFLGALNHREGAAGISHGRPKIDTAIDAAEVILSLAPETNGHVAVKAWAALSEFTGIDHSHLALSKEHEAIRFRDIQAQPRKIISSPTWSGLEDDHVSYNAGYTNVHEAIPWRTITGRQQFYQDHPWMQAFGEQLMSYRPPVNTRTIEGVKGKRSNGETEIVLNWITPHQKWGIHSTYSDNLLMLTLSRGGPIVWLSENDAKRAGIEDNDWIECFNVNGALTARAVVSQRVKDGMVMMYHAQERIVNVPGSETTKTRGGHHNSVTRVVLKPTHMIGGYAQQAYGFNYYGTVGCNRDEFVVVRKMAKVDWLDGSNGDDLPRPLPTDIEEN, from the coding sequence GTGAGTCATTTACTGGATCAATTGCGGTTTTTCAATCGCAAGCAAAACGAGTTTTCCGACGGTCATGGCGAGACCCGCAAAGAGTCTCGCGACTGGGAGAACGTCTACCGTTCGCGCTGGCAGTACGACAAGATCGTGCGTTCCACCCACGGGGTGAACTGCACCGGCTCGTGCTCGTGGAAAATCTACGTCAAGAACGGCCTGATCACCTGGGAAACCCAGCAGACCGACTACCCGCGCACCCGCAACGATCTGCCCAACCACGAACCCCGTGGCTGCCCCCGTGGCGCCAGTTACAGCTGGTACATCTACAGTGCCAACCGGCTCAAGTACCCGAAAATCCGCAAGCCGTTGCTCAAGCTCTGGCGCGACGCGCGGCAGACCATGGCGCCGGTGGAAGCCTGGGCCAGCATTGTCGAGGACAAGGCCAAGGCCGACTCCTATAAAAGCAAACGCGGCATGGGTGGCTTCATTCGTTCCAACTGGGAGGAAGTCAACGAGATCATTGCGGCGGCTAACGTCTACACCATCAAGCAATACGGCCCGGACCGGATCGTCGGCTTCTCGCCGATTCCGGCCATGTCGATGGTCAGCTACGCCGCAGGCTCGCGTTACCTGTCGCTGATCGGCGGCGCCTGCCTGAGTTTCTACGACTGGTACTGCGACTTGCCACCGGCCTCGCCGATGGTCTGGGGCGAGCAGACCGACGTGCCGGAATCGGCCGACTGGTACAACTCCAACTACATCATTGCCTGGGGCTCCAACGTCCCGCAAACCCGTACCCCCGACGCGCACTTCTTTACGGAAGTCCGCTACAAGGGCACCAAGACTGTGGCGATCACCCCGGACTACTCGGAAGTCGCCAAGCTCACCGACCTGTGGCTCAACCCCAAGCAGGGCACCGATGCGGCGCTGGCCCAGGCGTTCAACCATGTGATCTTCAAAGAATTCCACCTGGACAAACCGAGCGCCTATTTCACCGACTACGCCAAGCGCTTCACTGACTTGCCGGTGCTGGTACTGCTCAAGCAAATGGTCGACAAGGCACCGGGCGCCGGCTACCAGCCGGACCGTTTCCTGCGCGCCTCGGACCTTACCGACAACCTCGGTCAGGAAAACAATCCGGAATGGAAAACCATCGCCCTGGATGTCAGCGGTGAACTGGTGTCCCCGCAAGGCTCCATCGGTTATCGCTGGGGCGAGAAGGGCAAGTGGAACATCCTGCCGCGTGAAGGCGGCGAAGGCCGTGAGATCGACCTGAAGCTGAGCCTGATCGGCGATGACGTCGCCGAGGTCGCATTCCCGTATTTTGCCGGCGAGTCCCACGAGCACTTCCAGCACGTGGCCGGCGATGCCGTGCAATACCGCCGCGTGCCGGTGCACAACGTGGTGCTGGCGGACGGCAGCGTGGCCAAAGTGGCCACCGTGTTCGACCTGTCGGCCGCCAACCTGGCGATCGATCGCGGCCTGGGTGGCGCTAACGTCGCCAAGGATTACGATGACGCCTCGGTGCCGGGAACCCCGGCGTGGCAGGAGAAGATCACCGGCGTCAGCCGCGAGAAAGCCATCCAGATCGCCCGCGAGTTCGCCGACAACGCCGACAAGACCAAGGGTCGCTCGATGATCATCGTCGGCGCGGCGATGAACCACTGGTACCACATGGACATGAACTACCGCGGGCTGATCAACATGCTCATGCTCTGCGGGTGTGTCGGCCAGACCGGTGGCGGTTGGGCGCACTATGTCGGCCAGGAAAAACTTCGCCCGCAATGCGGCTGGCTACCCCTGGCGTTCGGCCTGGACTGGAATCGTCCGCCACGGCAAATGAACGGCACCAGCTTCTTCTACGCCCACAGCTCGCAATGGCGCCACGAGAAGATGAGCATGCACGACGTGCTCTCGCCATTGGCCGATAAATCACAATTCCCAGAGCATGCCCTGGACTACAACATCCGCGCCGAACGCGCCGGCTGGTTGCCCAGCGCACCGCAACTCAACACCAACCCGCTGCACATTTGCCGCGATGCAGCCGCCGCCGGCATGGACCCGAAAGACTACGTGGTCAAGTCGCTGCAGGACGGTTCGCTGCGCTTCTCCTGCGAACAGCCGGACAGCCCGGTGAACTTCCCGCGCAACATGTTCATCTGGCGTTCCAACCTGCTGGGCTCCTCGGGCAAGGGCCACGAGTACATGCTCAAGTACTTGCTCGGCACCAAGAACGGGGTGATGAACGAAGACATCGGCCAGGTCGGCGATTGCAAACCCGAAGAAGCCGAATGGGTGGACGAGGGCGCCATCGGCAAGCTCGATCTGGTCACCACGCTGGACTTCCGCATGTCCTCGACCTGCGTCTATTCCGACATCGTCTTGCCAACCGCGACCTGGTACGAAAAAGACGACATGAACACCTCGGACATGCACCCGTTCATTCACCCGTTGTCGGCCGCCATCGACCCGGCGTGGGAATCGCGTTCCGACTGGGAAATCTACAAAGGCATCGCCAAGGCCTTTTCCAGCATGGCGGTCGGGCATCTGGGGGTTGAGAAGGACCTTGTGACCATCCCGCTGATGCACGACAGCGTCGGCGAACTGGCCCAACCGTTTGGCGGCACCGACTGGAAAAGCGCCGGCGTGGCCCCGGAGCCGGGCAAGAACGCGCCGAACCTGCATGTGGTGGAGCGTGACTACCCGAACATCTACAAGCAGTTCTCCTCGCTGGGGCCATTGCTGGAAAAACACGGCAACGGCGGCAAGGGCATCAACTGGAACACCGACACCGAAGTGAAATTCCTCGGTGCGCTCAATCACCGCGAAGGGGCTGCCGGGATCAGCCATGGTCGGCCGAAAATCGACACGGCGATCGATGCCGCTGAAGTGATCCTGTCGCTGGCGCCGGAAACCAACGGCCATGTCGCCGTCAAGGCCTGGGCTGCATTGTCGGAATTCACTGGCATCGATCACAGCCACCTGGCGCTGTCCAAGGAACACGAGGCGATTCGATTCCGCGACATTCAGGCGCAGCCGCGCAAGATCATTTCCAGCCCGACCTGGTCGGGGCTCGAAGACGATCACGTCAGCTACAACGCCGGCTATACCAACGTTCACGAAGCCATCCCGTGGCGCACCATCACCGGTCGCCAGCAGTTCTACCAGGATCACCCGTGGATGCAGGCGTTTGGCGAGCAACTGATGAGTTACCGGCCGCCGGTCAACACCCGCACCATTGAAGGGGTGAAGGGCAAGCGCAGCAACGGCGAAACCGAAATCGTCCTGAACTGGATCACCCCGCACCAGAAGTGGGGCATCCACAGCACCTACAGCGACAACCTGCTGATGCTGACCCTCAGTCGTGGCGGGCCGATTGTCTGGCTCTCGGAGAACGACGCGAAGCGTGCCGGCATCGAGGACAACGACTGGATCGAATGCTTCAACGTCAATGGTGCGCTGACCGCCCGGGCGGTGGTCAGCCAGCGCGTCAAGGACGGCATGGTGATGATGTACCACGCCCAGGAACGGATCGTGAACGTGCCAGGTTCGGAAACCACCAAGACCCGTGGTGGCCACCACAACTCGGTCACCCGCGTGGTGCTCAAGCCGACCCACATGATCGGCGGCTACGCCCAGCAGGCCTACGGTTTCAACTATTACGGCACGGTCGGTTGCAACCGCGATGAGTTCGTCGTGGTGCGCAAGATGGCCAAAGTCGACTGGCTCGATGGCTCAAACGGCGATGACTTGCCGCGTCCTCTGCCGACCGATATCGAGGAGAACTGA
- a CDS encoding NarK family nitrate/nitrite MFS transporter → MSVLQKPDKGPVIHDWRPEDPAFWGSSGKQTATRNLWISIPALLLAFAVWMVWSTVIVRLNAIGFSFTTDQLFWLAALPGLSGATLRVFYSFMVPIFGGRRWTALSTASLLLPSIWMGFAVQDPSTSYSVFVMIALLCGFGGGNFASSMSNISFFYPKSQQGTALGLNAGLGNLGVSVMQFCVPLVITFGVFGFMGGQPQALPDGGQLWLQNAGFIWVPFIALVTVLAWFCMNDLSSARASFSEQAVIFKRKHNWLMCWLYLATFGSFIGFSAAFPLLIKTSFPDVIALKFAFLGPLVGALVRPLGGWLADKLGGAKVTLWNFVAMIVMVFGVLHFLPQGGSGGNFYGFLGLFMLLFITTGVGNGSTFRMIPVIFRTQHEKASAGKSPAVREQALKDAGKESAAVLGFSSAMGAFGAFFIPKSFGTSMAQTGGPEMAFYMFVVFYLSCIVVTWWWYARKGAATPC, encoded by the coding sequence ATGTCCGTTCTGCAAAAGCCTGACAAAGGCCCGGTCATTCATGACTGGCGCCCCGAGGACCCCGCGTTCTGGGGAAGTAGCGGCAAACAGACCGCCACGCGCAACTTGTGGATTTCCATTCCTGCGCTGTTGTTGGCCTTTGCGGTGTGGATGGTCTGGAGCACGGTGATTGTGCGCTTGAACGCCATCGGCTTCAGCTTCACCACCGACCAGCTGTTCTGGCTGGCGGCGTTGCCGGGGTTGTCCGGCGCGACCTTGCGCGTCTTCTATTCCTTTATGGTGCCGATCTTCGGCGGCCGGCGCTGGACTGCCCTGAGCACCGCGTCGCTGCTGTTGCCCTCAATCTGGATGGGCTTCGCCGTGCAGGACCCGAGCACCTCCTACAGCGTGTTCGTAATGATTGCCTTGCTCTGCGGTTTTGGTGGCGGCAACTTTGCCTCGAGCATGTCCAACATCAGCTTCTTCTATCCCAAGTCCCAGCAGGGCACAGCCCTTGGCCTCAACGCCGGGCTGGGTAACCTGGGGGTTTCGGTGATGCAGTTCTGCGTGCCGCTGGTGATTACCTTCGGCGTGTTCGGTTTCATGGGCGGTCAACCACAAGCCTTGCCGGACGGCGGTCAGTTGTGGCTGCAGAACGCCGGGTTCATCTGGGTGCCGTTCATTGCCCTGGTGACGGTGCTGGCCTGGTTCTGCATGAACGACCTGTCCAGCGCCCGGGCCTCGTTCAGCGAACAGGCAGTGATCTTCAAGCGCAAGCACAACTGGCTGATGTGCTGGTTGTACCTGGCGACTTTCGGTTCGTTCATCGGTTTTTCCGCTGCATTTCCGCTGCTGATCAAAACCTCCTTTCCGGATGTCATCGCCTTGAAATTCGCCTTTCTCGGCCCGTTGGTTGGCGCGCTGGTGCGGCCGCTGGGCGGCTGGCTGGCGGACAAGCTCGGTGGCGCGAAAGTGACCCTGTGGAACTTCGTGGCGATGATCGTGATGGTCTTCGGGGTTTTGCACTTCCTTCCGCAAGGCGGTTCGGGCGGCAACTTCTACGGCTTCCTCGGTTTGTTCATGCTGCTGTTCATCACCACTGGCGTGGGCAACGGCTCCACCTTCCGGATGATCCCGGTGATCTTCCGCACCCAGCATGAAAAAGCCTCGGCCGGGAAATCGCCGGCCGTGCGCGAACAGGCGCTCAAGGATGCCGGCAAGGAATCGGCCGCCGTCCTGGGCTTCAGTTCGGCCATGGGCGCCTTCGGTGCGTTCTTCATTCCCAAATCCTTCGGCACTTCGATGGCCCAGACCGGCGGCCCGGAGATGGCCTTCTACATGTTCGTCGTCTTTTACCTGAGCTGCATCGTGGTGACCTGGTGGTGGTACGCGCGCAAAGGCGCCGCGACACCCTGCTGA
- the narL gene encoding two-component system response regulator NarL codes for MTLSPQHKILLVDDHPMMRHGIRQMLELEDDFLIVGEASQGEEALSLIEPLQPDLVLLDNNMPHMNGIETLRRLRAMHYTGKVLLFTVSDAEDDIRDALRLDADGYLLKDMEPELLIQYIRDALNGVLVISPGLTQVMAQALRAPARQAVVELTERERQVLKTIASGFSNKVIGHKLGITEGTVKVHVKNLLHKLGLRSRVEAAVWAMEHLRNAG; via the coding sequence ATGACCCTGTCCCCACAACACAAAATCCTGCTGGTAGACGATCACCCGATGATGCGTCACGGCATTCGCCAAATGCTCGAACTCGAAGATGATTTCCTGATCGTCGGCGAAGCCAGCCAGGGTGAAGAAGCACTCAGTCTCATTGAGCCGCTTCAACCGGATCTGGTTTTGCTCGACAACAACATGCCGCATATGAATGGCATCGAAACCCTGCGCCGACTACGAGCCATGCACTACACCGGCAAAGTCCTGCTGTTTACGGTATCGGACGCCGAAGACGATATTCGCGATGCGCTGCGCCTGGATGCCGACGGCTATCTGCTCAAGGACATGGAGCCCGAACTGTTGATTCAGTACATCCGTGATGCGCTGAACGGCGTGCTGGTGATCAGCCCGGGGCTGACCCAGGTCATGGCGCAAGCGCTGCGCGCTCCTGCGCGTCAGGCCGTGGTGGAACTGACCGAGCGTGAGCGTCAGGTGCTGAAGACCATCGCCAGCGGCTTCAGCAACAAGGTCATCGGCCACAAGCTGGGCATCACCGAAGGGACGGTCAAGGTTCACGTCAAGAACCTGCTGCACAAACTCGGCTTGCGTTCGCGGGTCGAGGCGGCGGTGTGGGCCATGGAGCATCTGCGTAACGCCGGCTGA
- a CDS encoding Crp/Fnr family transcriptional regulator, producing the protein MLTHPSIVLTLRRHHLFSQLPEKVFEEVCSLAMLKRLSCHSTLMHQGDPARRFFLLVSGQVKLYRLTGEGQENLVEIIQPGQTFAEALLFSQARLYPVSATALKDSVLVSIDGNHYRNALEDQPKVCLAILASMSVHLHLRLRDIDTLTMASASRRVINFLFQERHPVTGQIVLQVSKRLVASKLGIQPETFSRILHRLVESGLIAMERRHISILAEEELAAFQ; encoded by the coding sequence ATGCTGACCCACCCTTCCATCGTTTTAACGTTGCGTCGTCATCATCTGTTCAGCCAACTGCCGGAGAAAGTCTTCGAGGAAGTCTGCAGCCTGGCGATGCTCAAACGCCTGAGTTGTCACAGCACGCTCATGCATCAAGGGGATCCGGCCAGGCGTTTTTTCCTGCTGGTCAGCGGTCAGGTCAAGCTGTACCGGCTCACCGGCGAAGGCCAGGAGAACCTGGTGGAGATCATTCAGCCCGGCCAGACCTTTGCCGAAGCCTTGCTGTTCAGCCAGGCCCGGCTCTACCCGGTGAGCGCCACCGCGCTGAAGGACAGCGTGCTGGTGAGCATCGACGGCAACCATTACCGCAATGCCCTGGAGGACCAGCCAAAAGTCTGCCTGGCCATCCTGGCGAGCATGAGCGTTCACCTGCACCTGCGTCTGCGCGACATCGATACCTTGACCATGGCCAGCGCGAGCCGTCGGGTGATCAATTTCCTGTTCCAGGAACGCCACCCGGTGACCGGCCAGATTGTCTTGCAGGTATCCAAACGCCTGGTGGCGTCGAAGCTTGGGATTCAGCCGGAAACCTTTTCGCGAATACTGCATCGCCTGGTGGAAAGCGGCCTGATTGCCATGGAACGACGCCACATCAGCATCCTCGCCGAAGAGGAACTGGCGGCCTTCCAATAG